One Idiomarina loihiensis L2TR genomic window carries:
- a CDS encoding MgtC/SapB family protein, with the protein MIDWQVVQELGPYSWNGIGTALLCGAIVGLERQVRGKPVGIRTAALIILGTYLFLTGGSSVVSQGGDPSRVIGQIITGIGFLGAGVMLARDGVVVGVTSAATIWALAAIGIAVGLGMYGVSIVLSMVIVGVLLGVDLLEDTFQSLTRGVHRKYNGWRRGRADSNEP; encoded by the coding sequence GTGATTGACTGGCAAGTTGTTCAGGAACTGGGTCCTTACTCATGGAATGGCATCGGCACTGCCCTGCTCTGTGGTGCCATTGTCGGGCTCGAGCGACAGGTTAGAGGCAAACCGGTTGGTATAAGGACCGCTGCACTTATCATCTTAGGTACCTATCTATTTTTAACTGGTGGCTCCTCGGTTGTCAGTCAGGGCGGCGATCCATCCCGCGTCATTGGACAAATTATTACCGGCATTGGCTTTCTTGGTGCAGGCGTTATGTTGGCTCGGGACGGTGTTGTAGTTGGTGTCACATCGGCGGCGACAATCTGGGCCCTGGCGGCAATTGGCATTGCAGTCGGTCTTGGTATGTACGGGGTTAGTATTGTGTTGTCGATGGTAATTGTTGGTGTATTGCTTGGTGTCGACTTACTGGAAGATACTTTTCAATCTTTGACCCGCGGCGTGCACCGAAAATACAATGGCTGGCGCCGCGGACGTGCAGACAGCAACGAGCCTTAG
- a CDS encoding DUF2959 domain-containing protein → MRKWTLPLVTVFMLSACQSAYYGTMEKFGVEKRDILVDRVDDARDSQTDAQEEFRSALERLDAMLNIDGGNLEKQYNALLDDYEDSKSAAESVRSRIDEVDEVANDLFDEWSEELGEYSNDTMRRESERQLRQTERRYAELLRVMERAADKMQPVLDKMQDNVLYLKHNLNAKAIDAIRGEFGNLQNDISALIKDMEAAVSESNRFIEAMKSSQSE, encoded by the coding sequence ATGAGAAAATGGACATTGCCGTTGGTAACGGTCTTCATGCTGTCAGCATGTCAAAGTGCTTACTATGGCACTATGGAAAAATTTGGCGTAGAAAAGCGCGATATTTTAGTCGATAGAGTGGATGATGCACGTGACTCACAAACCGATGCTCAGGAAGAGTTCCGTTCTGCATTAGAGCGTCTGGACGCTATGCTAAACATTGATGGTGGTAATCTGGAAAAGCAATATAACGCGCTGCTTGATGATTACGAAGACAGTAAATCTGCAGCAGAGAGCGTTCGTAGCCGTATCGACGAAGTTGACGAAGTAGCTAATGACTTATTCGACGAATGGAGCGAAGAGCTGGGTGAATACAGTAACGACACTATGCGTCGCGAAAGTGAGCGACAGTTACGCCAGACGGAACGCCGTTATGCCGAGTTGCTGAGGGTGATGGAGCGCGCGGCAGATAAGATGCAGCCGGTGCTGGATAAAATGCAGGATAACGTGCTTTATCTGAAACATAACCTGAATGCTAAGGCCATTGATGCTATTCGCGGTGAGTTTGGTAATCTGCAGAATGATATTTCCGCATTAATTAAAGACATGGAAGCGGCGGTAAGTGAGTCAAACCGCTTTATTGAAGCAATGAAGAGTTCTCAATCCGAATAA
- a CDS encoding NADPH-dependent FMN reductase: MTVVFIGGSRRKDSLNAKLKHRLAEVADKHGIRHDIVDADALDAPIYHGDLEAADGVPESMKKLAEKIQSASKVVLVSPEYNSSVSPLIKNAIDWVSRVETQAWAGKTVLLAAASPGGLGGIRGLSHLRDILGNVKAWTAPLFACCPNANDESIAAMDESFLKQFLEQGEAS, encoded by the coding sequence ATGACCGTTGTATTCATTGGTGGTAGCCGTCGTAAAGACTCGCTTAATGCCAAACTCAAACATCGTTTGGCTGAAGTTGCAGATAAGCATGGCATTCGACATGACATCGTTGATGCCGATGCGCTGGACGCGCCGATCTACCATGGCGACTTAGAGGCCGCAGATGGTGTTCCCGAGTCGATGAAAAAGTTGGCTGAAAAGATTCAGTCAGCCTCAAAAGTGGTTTTAGTCAGCCCTGAATATAATTCGTCGGTCTCTCCACTGATAAAAAATGCGATTGACTGGGTGTCGCGGGTTGAGACGCAGGCCTGGGCCGGTAAAACGGTATTATTGGCTGCTGCTTCACCCGGGGGGTTAGGGGGCATTCGGGGGCTAAGCCACTTGCGGGACATTCTTGGCAATGTGAAGGCATGGACTGCGCCGTTGTTTGCCTGCTGTCCGAATGCCAATGACGAAAGCATTGCGGCAATGGATGAAAGTTTTCTTAAGCAATTTTTAGAGCAAGGAGAGGCCAGCTAG
- a CDS encoding SDR family NAD(P)-dependent oxidoreductase produces MAMVVLGAGGGLGRAITLELSKQYPDERIFALSRQPEVPETDSSDVTYCRIEDYDEKALGAWVSEFKNNGEQLSGVVSTIGMLHDEETFPEKKLTDITADNLNKLFSVNAVKPMLALKAFLPILDRKKTRFWVQLSAKVGSIEDNYLGGWYAYRSSKAGLNMLLKTASIELKRTHKNLIVAAIHPGTTDTRLSEPFQERISTDKLYSPELSAERIVAVVKNLKPENTGALWHWDGSRLPY; encoded by the coding sequence ATGGCAATGGTGGTATTAGGTGCTGGCGGCGGATTAGGTCGGGCCATCACTCTGGAATTAAGCAAGCAATATCCCGATGAGAGGATATTCGCGTTGTCGCGGCAGCCTGAGGTGCCGGAAACAGACTCGTCAGATGTAACTTATTGCCGAATAGAAGACTACGATGAGAAAGCACTGGGCGCCTGGGTTAGTGAGTTTAAAAATAACGGTGAACAGTTAAGTGGCGTCGTCTCAACCATAGGTATGTTGCATGACGAAGAAACCTTTCCGGAGAAAAAGTTGACCGATATTACGGCAGACAACTTGAATAAGTTATTTTCCGTTAACGCAGTGAAACCCATGCTGGCGCTTAAGGCGTTTTTGCCAATTCTTGACAGAAAGAAGACCCGCTTTTGGGTACAGTTGTCAGCGAAAGTCGGCAGTATTGAGGATAACTATTTAGGCGGCTGGTACGCCTACCGCTCAAGCAAGGCCGGGTTAAATATGCTGTTGAAAACGGCGTCAATAGAGTTAAAGCGTACTCATAAAAACCTGATCGTGGCGGCAATACATCCGGGGACAACGGACACTCGTTTGTCTGAACCTTTTCAGGAGCGAATATCCACCGACAAACTGTATTCGCCTGAACTCTCTGCAGAGCGGATTGTGGCTGTAGTGAAAAACTTAAAACCGGAAAATACCGGAGCGTTATGGCATTGGGATGGTAGTCGTTTACCTTACTGA
- a CDS encoding DUF3081 domain-containing protein → MKNELDNKLMLDAYEKIHTHGEARQGRHYLDGIEAYTDHDGYTVFLEGHGVTLTLQFHNSYNLKYDNERQYDQFIRALKNISKGYETPGMERG, encoded by the coding sequence ATGAAAAACGAACTTGATAACAAACTGATGTTGGATGCGTACGAAAAGATCCACACTCATGGCGAAGCTCGTCAGGGACGTCACTACTTGGACGGAATAGAAGCTTATACCGACCATGACGGTTATACCGTTTTTTTGGAAGGGCATGGTGTCACGCTAACCCTGCAGTTTCATAACTCATATAACTTAAAATACGACAATGAAAGACAGTATGACCAGTTTATAAGGGCACTCAAGAATATCAGTAAAGGTTATGAGACGCCGGGAATGGAACGAGGATGA
- the typA gene encoding translational GTPase TypA produces MTIQVFDIEKLRNIAIIAHVDHGKTTLVDKLLQQSGTLESRGEIEDRIMDSNDLEKERGITILAKNTAVNWQDYRINILDTPGHADFGGEVERVLSMADSVLLVVDAVDGPMPQTRFVTQKAFSHGLNPILVINKVDRPGARPDWVMDQVFDLFDNLGATDEQLDFPVVYASALNGWASLDIEDQDGDMTPLFETIVSKVSHPDADPESDLQMQVSQLDYSSYLGVIGIGRVTRGSVKVNQQVTIVGADGKERNGKIGKVFSYLGLDRIEADKAAAGDICAITGLGELKISDTVCAVGKAEAMKPLTVDEPTVTMTFQVNTSPFAGKEGKFVTSRQILERLQQELVHNVALRVEETDNPDRFRVSGRGELHLGVLIENMRREGFELAVSRPEVIIKYEDGKKMEPYETMTVDIEEQHQGAVMEKLGLRKAEMTNMTPDGKGRVRVDFEVPSRGLIGFQTEFMTLTSGTGLMYHTFDHYGPHKGGTIGQRSNGVLISNAQGKALTYSLFNLQERGKLFASHGDEVYEGQIIGIHNRSNDLTVNCLKGKQLTNVRASGTDEAQTLSTPIRLTLEQALEFINDDELVEVTPESIRIRKRALTENDRKRLGREPKNG; encoded by the coding sequence ATGACAATTCAGGTATTTGATATAGAAAAATTACGCAACATCGCGATTATCGCGCACGTTGACCATGGTAAAACCACCCTAGTCGACAAGTTGTTGCAACAATCTGGCACTTTAGAAAGCCGTGGCGAAATAGAAGACCGTATTATGGATTCCAACGATCTTGAAAAAGAACGTGGTATTACTATCCTCGCCAAAAACACCGCGGTTAACTGGCAAGATTACCGCATCAACATTCTGGATACTCCGGGACACGCCGATTTCGGTGGCGAAGTTGAACGCGTACTTTCTATGGCAGACTCCGTATTGTTAGTGGTTGATGCCGTTGACGGTCCTATGCCTCAAACTCGATTTGTCACGCAGAAAGCTTTCTCTCATGGTTTGAACCCTATTCTTGTTATTAACAAAGTTGACCGTCCTGGTGCACGCCCTGACTGGGTGATGGATCAGGTATTCGACTTATTTGATAACCTGGGCGCTACTGACGAACAGCTGGACTTTCCGGTAGTTTACGCATCAGCGCTTAACGGCTGGGCATCATTAGACATAGAAGATCAAGACGGCGACATGACGCCATTGTTCGAAACTATCGTTAGTAAGGTAAGCCATCCCGATGCTGACCCTGAAAGCGACCTGCAAATGCAGGTGTCACAGCTTGATTACTCGAGCTACTTAGGCGTTATTGGTATTGGTCGCGTTACCCGCGGTAGCGTTAAAGTGAACCAGCAAGTGACTATTGTTGGTGCCGACGGCAAAGAACGTAACGGAAAAATTGGTAAAGTCTTTAGCTACCTGGGTCTTGACCGCATTGAAGCGGACAAAGCTGCAGCAGGCGACATCTGCGCCATTACCGGTCTGGGCGAGCTAAAAATCTCCGACACCGTGTGTGCAGTTGGTAAAGCTGAAGCTATGAAGCCACTGACCGTTGACGAGCCAACAGTAACTATGACCTTCCAGGTAAACACCTCACCTTTCGCAGGTAAAGAAGGAAAGTTTGTTACTTCTCGTCAAATTCTTGAACGTTTGCAACAAGAGTTGGTTCATAACGTAGCTTTACGTGTTGAAGAAACTGACAACCCGGATCGTTTCCGCGTATCTGGCCGTGGTGAGCTTCACTTAGGTGTTCTTATTGAAAACATGCGTCGTGAAGGTTTTGAATTAGCCGTTTCTCGTCCAGAAGTTATCATCAAGTACGAAGATGGTAAGAAAATGGAACCTTATGAAACCATGACGGTTGATATTGAAGAGCAGCATCAAGGTGCGGTTATGGAAAAATTAGGCTTGCGTAAAGCCGAAATGACCAACATGACACCAGACGGTAAAGGTCGCGTTCGCGTTGATTTTGAAGTACCAAGCCGTGGTTTGATTGGCTTCCAGACAGAATTCATGACACTGACTTCAGGTACTGGCCTTATGTACCATACGTTTGACCACTACGGTCCGCACAAAGGCGGAACCATCGGTCAGCGTAGTAACGGTGTACTGATTTCAAATGCTCAGGGTAAAGCTCTGACTTACTCACTGTTTAACCTGCAGGAGCGCGGTAAGTTATTTGCATCACACGGTGATGAAGTTTATGAAGGCCAGATCATCGGTATTCATAACCGTTCAAACGACCTGACAGTAAACTGCCTGAAAGGTAAACAGCTGACTAACGTACGCGCTTCTGGTACTGACGAAGCACAGACCTTAAGTACACCAATTCGTTTAACGTTGGAGCAAGCACTGGAATTCATCAATGACGATGAACTGGTCGAAGTGACACCTGAGTCTATTCGTATTCGTAAACGCGCACTGACAGAAAACGATCGTAAACGTTTAGGTCGTGAGCCGAAGAACGGTTAA
- the glnA gene encoding glutamate--ammonia ligase produces MSANKIFDTIKEHDVKFVDLRFTDTKGKEQHVTIPVSQIDEDFFEEGKMFDGSSISGWKGINESDMVLMPDNESAVIDPFTDEVTLNVRCDILEPETMQGYSRDPRSIAKRAEDFLRSSGIADDAYFGPEPEFFLFNDVRFHTDMSGSFYKIDAEEAKWNSGREYSEGNLAHRPGVKGGYFPVPPVDSAHDIRGTMSLVMEDMGMVVEAHHHEVATAGQNEVATRFNTLTKKADELQVYKYVVHNVAHSYGMTATFMPKPLVGDNGSGMHVHMSLNKGGENLFAGDQYAGLSETALFYIGGIIKHARAINAFANASTNSYKRLVPGFEAPVMLAYSARNRSASIRIPLVSSAKGRRIEVRFPDPSANPYLAFTALLMAGLDGIRNKIHPGDAMDKDLYNLPPEEAKDIPTVCHSLEMALDALDKDRDFLKQGGVMDDDMIDAYIDLKYNEVETLKKTTHPVEFDMYYSV; encoded by the coding sequence ATGTCAGCTAATAAGATTTTCGATACCATCAAAGAACACGACGTAAAATTCGTCGATTTACGCTTTACCGATACTAAAGGTAAAGAGCAACACGTCACTATTCCGGTGTCGCAAATCGATGAAGACTTCTTTGAAGAAGGTAAAATGTTTGATGGTTCATCTATTTCCGGCTGGAAAGGCATTAACGAATCAGACATGGTACTGATGCCAGACAACGAGTCTGCGGTGATTGATCCCTTTACTGATGAAGTCACATTGAATGTACGTTGTGACATTCTTGAGCCGGAAACTATGCAGGGCTATAGCCGTGACCCTCGTTCAATTGCAAAGCGTGCGGAAGATTTCCTGCGCTCATCAGGCATTGCAGACGACGCTTACTTCGGTCCGGAACCTGAGTTCTTCCTGTTCAACGACGTACGTTTCCACACAGACATGAGTGGTTCGTTCTACAAGATTGACGCGGAAGAAGCGAAGTGGAACTCAGGCCGTGAATATTCAGAAGGTAACCTGGCTCACCGTCCTGGAGTAAAAGGCGGCTACTTCCCGGTACCTCCGGTAGACTCAGCGCACGACATTCGTGGCACCATGAGCTTAGTAATGGAAGACATGGGTATGGTTGTTGAAGCCCATCACCACGAAGTAGCAACAGCAGGTCAGAACGAAGTGGCTACACGCTTCAATACTCTGACTAAGAAAGCTGATGAACTGCAGGTTTATAAGTATGTGGTGCATAACGTCGCGCACTCTTACGGCATGACCGCAACCTTTATGCCGAAGCCACTGGTTGGCGATAACGGCTCTGGCATGCACGTGCATATGTCACTGAACAAAGGCGGCGAAAACTTATTTGCCGGCGACCAGTACGCAGGCTTGAGCGAAACCGCGCTGTTCTATATTGGCGGTATTATTAAGCACGCACGTGCCATTAACGCTTTTGCGAACGCCTCTACTAACTCGTACAAGCGTCTGGTTCCTGGTTTTGAAGCACCGGTGATGCTGGCTTATTCCGCCCGTAACCGTTCGGCTTCTATCCGTATTCCATTGGTTTCCAGCGCGAAAGGTCGCCGTATTGAAGTGCGCTTCCCTGACCCAAGTGCGAACCCGTACCTGGCCTTTACTGCGCTGTTAATGGCTGGCCTTGACGGTATCCGTAACAAGATCCACCCTGGCGATGCCATGGACAAAGATTTATACAATCTGCCTCCTGAAGAAGCGAAAGACATTCCGACCGTTTGTCACTCACTGGAAATGGCTCTGGACGCGCTGGATAAAGACCGCGACTTCCTTAAGCAAGGCGGCGTTATGGACGACGACATGATTGATGCCTACATCGATCTTAAGTACAACGAAGTAGAGACATTGAAGAAGACTACCCACCCGGTAGAATTCGATATGTACTACAGCGTTTAA
- a CDS encoding TetR family transcriptional regulator, whose translation MVRRTKEDAMETRAKLLDAAEALFSENGVTQTSMMQVAEKAGVTRGAIYHHFENKMDLIESLMGRISLPIDEMREQIAESLEFDALEEVKARSKEFLARVQNEPQVRSIASILLHKCEYIDEVNPIKLRHVSGRNECICEVEKLFESAIQKGQLSSKASPRVAVIGLFSLVDGLIYNWLLAPDYFPLVEYGNQAIDSYINGLAR comes from the coding sequence ATGGTTCGACGCACAAAAGAAGACGCAATGGAGACCCGCGCCAAGTTATTAGACGCTGCTGAGGCTTTATTCAGCGAGAATGGTGTGACTCAAACGTCGATGATGCAAGTGGCTGAAAAAGCGGGTGTCACTCGCGGTGCTATCTATCACCATTTTGAAAATAAAATGGATCTCATTGAATCGTTAATGGGAAGAATTTCTCTTCCGATCGATGAAATGCGGGAACAAATAGCCGAGAGTTTAGAATTCGATGCCTTAGAAGAAGTAAAAGCCCGCTCTAAAGAATTTTTAGCTCGCGTTCAAAATGAGCCCCAGGTACGTTCTATTGCCAGCATCCTTCTTCACAAGTGCGAGTACATTGACGAAGTAAATCCTATAAAATTACGGCATGTTAGCGGTCGTAACGAATGCATTTGTGAAGTCGAAAAGTTGTTTGAATCAGCTATCCAAAAAGGTCAGTTGTCCTCAAAAGCTAGCCCCAGGGTTGCGGTTATTGGCTTGTTTTCATTAGTGGACGGCCTTATTTATAACTGGCTGCTTGCTCCGGATTACTTTCCTTTAGTGGAGTACGGCAACCAGGCTATCGATAGCTATATTAACGGGTTAGCACGCTAA
- the trhA gene encoding PAQR family membrane homeostasis protein TrhA, with product MSNQHKVYTVKEEVAHALTHGIGAVLSIVALVFMLIWAAAYGDGWHVVAASIYGASLILLYTASTLYHAFPWPKMKAVFQQLDHAAIYILIAGTYTPFALINLRDAWGWTLLGVAWGIALVGVVLELTLKKRIAWLSLTLYLGMGWMAIIAINPMIDNVDAGGLMLLVAGGLAYTLGVIFYVWKSLPYHHAIWHLFVLAGSVFHFFSIFYFVLPQPELLSAN from the coding sequence ATGAGCAATCAGCATAAAGTCTATACCGTAAAGGAAGAGGTGGCTCATGCATTAACTCATGGCATTGGTGCCGTTTTAAGTATTGTTGCTTTAGTTTTCATGTTGATTTGGGCGGCGGCTTACGGTGATGGTTGGCATGTTGTTGCTGCGAGTATCTACGGTGCTAGTCTTATTCTGCTTTATACCGCTTCAACGCTTTATCATGCGTTTCCCTGGCCAAAAATGAAAGCGGTGTTTCAACAGCTTGATCATGCCGCTATTTACATTTTAATTGCTGGTACTTATACGCCATTTGCTTTAATCAATTTAAGAGATGCCTGGGGCTGGACCTTATTGGGCGTGGCTTGGGGAATTGCTTTGGTGGGTGTCGTGCTTGAGCTGACGCTGAAAAAGCGAATTGCCTGGCTGTCGCTTACTCTCTACCTTGGAATGGGCTGGATGGCGATTATTGCGATTAACCCGATGATTGATAATGTGGATGCAGGTGGCTTGATGTTGCTTGTCGCCGGCGGTTTAGCTTATACGCTGGGTGTTATCTTTTATGTCTGGAAATCTCTGCCTTATCATCATGCCATCTGGCATTTGTTTGTATTGGCGGGCAGCGTCTTCCATTTCTTCTCGATTTTCTACTTTGTATTGCCGCAACCGGAGTTGCTGAGTGCGAACTAG